Proteins encoded by one window of Yersinia massiliensis:
- the bacA gene encoding undecaprenyl-diphosphate phosphatase yields MTDMYSLFVAFVLGVVEGLTEFLPVSSTGHMIIVGELLGFTGDKAKTFEVIIQLGSILAVVVVFWRRLFGLIGIHFGATPHEGKTSGHLTLGHILLAMLPAVGLGLVFHNAIKALFNPHSVMYALVAGGLLLLAAEWFKPKNPKAVGLDDITYRQAFAIGCFQCLALWPGFSRSGATISGGMLVGVNRYAASEFSFILAVPMMMGASGLDLYKSLHFLSLGDLTMFAVGFITAFIVALIAIKTFLSLIKRISFVPFAIYRFVVAAAVYWVFM; encoded by the coding sequence ATGACGGATATGTATTCGCTGTTTGTGGCTTTTGTTCTGGGTGTAGTAGAAGGGTTGACCGAGTTTTTGCCGGTTTCATCCACTGGGCATATGATTATCGTTGGCGAGTTGCTGGGCTTTACTGGCGACAAAGCAAAAACCTTTGAAGTCATTATTCAGTTGGGGTCGATTCTGGCCGTGGTAGTGGTGTTCTGGCGGCGGTTGTTCGGCCTGATTGGTATCCATTTTGGCGCGACACCTCATGAAGGGAAAACCAGTGGTCACCTAACATTAGGCCACATTTTATTAGCGATGTTGCCCGCCGTGGGGCTGGGTTTGGTCTTTCACAATGCCATCAAAGCTTTATTTAACCCGCACAGTGTGATGTATGCCCTAGTCGCGGGGGGCTTGTTATTACTGGCTGCTGAGTGGTTCAAACCTAAAAATCCAAAAGCGGTTGGGCTGGATGACATTACTTATCGCCAAGCCTTTGCCATCGGCTGCTTCCAGTGCCTTGCCTTGTGGCCGGGGTTCTCCCGTTCCGGTGCGACTATTTCTGGTGGGATGTTAGTGGGCGTCAATCGCTACGCGGCCTCTGAGTTCTCGTTTATTTTGGCGGTGCCAATGATGATGGGAGCCAGTGGGCTGGATTTGTATAAGAGTCTGCACTTCCTGTCGTTGGGCGATTTAACGATGTTTGCTGTCGGATTTATCACGGCATTTATCGTTGCCCTGATCGCCATCAAAACCTTCTTGTCACTGATTAAGCGTATTTCTTTTGTCCCATTTGCTATTTATCGCTTCGTGGTCGCGGCCGCGGTGTATTGGGTCTTTATGTAA
- a CDS encoding multifunctional CCA addition/repair protein, producing MEIYLVGGAVRDTLLNLPVTEQDWVVVGATPEQLLAQGYQQVGKDFPVFLHPVSHEEYALARTERKSGQGYTGFTCYAAPDVTLEEDLLRRDLTINAIARRHDGELIDPYHGRQDLENRVLRHVSDAFGEDPLRVLRVARFAARFAHLGFTVAPETQTLMAAMAQSGELSALTPERVWKETEKALKTQSPQVYFQVLRDCGALAVLFPEIDRLFGVPAPEKWHPEIDTGIHTLMTLAIAAQLSPEVDIRFAALCHDLGKGLTPKQFWPHHHGHGPAGVKLVEQMCQRLRVPNPVRDLAKLVAEYHDLIHTVNKLRPETLLKLFDAIDIWRKPERLEQMIMTSEADARGRTGFEDNPYPQGDYLRAAYQIANGVSVQEVVASGLQGLAIRDELKRRRQQALAQWKATQEVISE from the coding sequence ATGGAAATCTACTTAGTCGGCGGTGCCGTCCGCGACACCTTACTCAACCTACCTGTCACTGAGCAGGATTGGGTCGTCGTGGGTGCCACCCCAGAGCAATTACTGGCGCAGGGCTACCAACAGGTCGGTAAAGACTTCCCCGTATTCCTCCATCCGGTCAGCCATGAAGAATATGCGCTGGCCAGAACCGAACGTAAATCAGGCCAAGGTTATACAGGCTTTACCTGCTACGCAGCCCCTGACGTCACTTTGGAAGAAGACTTATTACGTCGCGATCTCACTATTAATGCCATTGCTCGTCGCCATGACGGAGAGTTAATCGATCCCTATCACGGTCGGCAAGATTTAGAAAATCGCGTACTGCGCCATGTCTCTGATGCTTTTGGCGAAGACCCGTTGCGTGTCCTGCGTGTCGCCCGTTTCGCGGCCCGTTTCGCACACTTGGGCTTTACCGTCGCACCTGAAACTCAAACCTTGATGGCTGCCATGGCACAAAGTGGTGAGTTATCAGCTTTAACGCCAGAGCGGGTCTGGAAAGAGACTGAAAAAGCCCTGAAAACGCAAAGCCCACAGGTTTACTTTCAAGTGCTGCGCGATTGCGGTGCATTGGCGGTGTTGTTCCCAGAAATTGATCGCCTATTCGGTGTTCCCGCACCGGAGAAATGGCATCCAGAGATTGATACCGGCATCCATACCCTGATGACGTTGGCTATTGCCGCTCAACTCAGTCCTGAAGTGGATATTCGCTTCGCCGCCCTTTGCCATGATTTAGGCAAAGGGCTGACACCCAAGCAATTCTGGCCGCATCATCACGGCCATGGTCCGGCAGGCGTTAAATTGGTTGAGCAGATGTGCCAGCGTTTACGCGTCCCTAATCCAGTTCGTGATTTGGCAAAACTAGTGGCTGAGTATCATGACCTTATCCATACGGTGAATAAGCTTCGCCCAGAAACTCTGCTCAAATTATTTGATGCGATCGATATCTGGCGCAAGCCAGAACGTCTTGAGCAGATGATTATGACCAGTGAAGCCGATGCCCGTGGTCGTACGGGGTTTGAAGATAATCCTTATCCGCAAGGGGATTATTTGCGAGCTGCATACCAAATTGCGAATGGCGTATCCGTACAAGAGGTTGTCGCCAGTGGGCTACAAGGTTTAGCGATACGTGACGAACTAAAACGTCGCCGTCAGCAGGCTTTGGCGCAGTGGAAAGCAACACAGGAAGTCATTTCAGAATAA
- a CDS encoding TIGR04211 family SH3 domain-containing protein, translating to MQKIRLICLAVLSLSLSWTAHAEEKRYISDELDTYVRSGPGNQYRIVGTLKGGDEVTLISVDEGTNYGQIRDNKGKTIWIPLNQLSETPSLRIRVPDLEQQVKTLTDKLANIDNSWNQRTAEMQQKVAASDSVISELQKENESLKNQLVVAQKKVSAVNLQLDDKQRTIILQWFMYGGGVAGIGLLLGLILPHLIPSRKKNNRWMN from the coding sequence ATGCAGAAAATACGCCTAATTTGCCTCGCGGTGCTTAGTCTCAGTCTCTCTTGGACTGCACACGCCGAAGAAAAACGCTACATCTCTGATGAGCTGGATACCTACGTTCGTAGCGGCCCCGGTAATCAATACCGTATCGTCGGCACGCTGAAAGGTGGGGATGAAGTCACCCTGATAAGCGTTGATGAAGGCACAAATTATGGCCAAATCCGCGATAATAAGGGTAAAACGATATGGATCCCGCTGAATCAACTGAGTGAAACGCCAAGCCTTCGCATTCGTGTGCCTGACCTTGAACAGCAGGTCAAAACGCTGACAGATAAATTAGCTAACATTGATAATAGCTGGAACCAACGCACCGCTGAAATGCAGCAAAAAGTCGCGGCAAGTGATAGCGTCATTTCCGAGCTGCAGAAGGAAAATGAATCACTGAAAAACCAGTTGGTGGTCGCGCAGAAGAAGGTCAGTGCAGTCAATCTGCAATTAGATGATAAGCAGCGCACGATTATCCTACAGTGGTTTATGTATGGCGGCGGTGTTGCTGGGATTGGTTTATTGCTCGGTCTGATCTTGCCGCATCTGATCCCGAGTCGTAAAAAGAATAATCGTTGGATGAACTGA
- a CDS encoding inorganic triphosphatase — translation MTVEIELKFMATPEAIAALPERLTSWPSQHYAPQTLTNIYFETADNRLRQHDMGLRIRGYDGRYEMTMKTGGKIVGGLHQRPEYNVDIDSDKLDLARFPTDIWPEGWDIAELQTALTPLFRTDFTREKWVITYGESEIELALDQGAISSTHAGKLSEPLSEIELELKQGNQADLLALAAELAPIGGLRQSNLSKAARGYHLAQGNPPRELRPLLVLQPAPKSTVEQGMVAGLEMALDHWQYHEELWLRGEPAAKAMIGEALAMIRQTLAIFGGLVPRKASTDLRASLTALEPQLESKNVNAEQLCYSVDYLKSKLALTSWLVTAGWRPFMDAKAQAKFDGSFKRFCDIMLSRSAADLKEAFSQNMDDDGYVAQLPRLNRQIIAFQLLSGFYPQSEWHPYIDAWFGLQLAIKERQGHWRDTARKEALAQAAFWLNGAVR, via the coding sequence ATGACCGTTGAAATAGAACTAAAATTTATGGCTACGCCAGAGGCCATTGCCGCGTTGCCTGAACGACTCACATCTTGGCCGAGCCAGCATTACGCGCCGCAAACACTAACGAATATCTATTTTGAAACCGCAGATAACCGCCTGCGCCAGCATGATATGGGTTTGCGTATTCGTGGCTATGATGGCCGTTATGAAATGACGATGAAGACCGGCGGTAAAATTGTCGGCGGTTTACATCAACGCCCCGAATATAATGTCGATATTGATAGCGACAAACTCGACTTGGCCCGCTTCCCGACAGATATCTGGCCAGAAGGTTGGGATATCGCGGAGCTACAAACGGCGCTAACACCCTTGTTCCGTACTGATTTTACTCGTGAGAAGTGGGTAATCACTTACGGTGAGAGTGAGATTGAGCTTGCTTTGGATCAAGGGGCAATTTCTTCTACTCATGCGGGTAAACTGTCGGAACCGTTGAGCGAAATTGAGCTGGAGCTGAAACAAGGCAATCAGGCTGATTTACTGGCATTGGCGGCTGAACTCGCACCAATCGGTGGTTTACGTCAAAGCAATTTGAGTAAAGCTGCGCGCGGTTATCACTTGGCACAAGGCAATCCTCCACGCGAACTTCGGCCACTATTGGTTTTGCAGCCAGCACCGAAATCAACTGTTGAGCAGGGGATGGTTGCAGGGTTGGAAATGGCGCTGGATCACTGGCAATACCATGAAGAGCTGTGGTTGCGTGGTGAACCCGCGGCGAAGGCGATGATCGGTGAAGCTTTAGCAATGATACGCCAAACTTTGGCGATTTTTGGCGGTTTGGTGCCACGTAAAGCCAGTACTGACCTGCGGGCATCATTGACTGCGCTGGAGCCACAACTCGAATCAAAAAATGTGAACGCCGAGCAACTCTGTTATAGCGTCGATTATCTAAAAAGTAAGTTAGCACTTACATCGTGGTTAGTCACCGCAGGCTGGCGGCCATTTATGGATGCAAAGGCACAAGCTAAGTTTGATGGCTCATTTAAGCGTTTCTGCGACATTATGCTGAGCCGTAGTGCTGCTGATTTGAAAGAAGCCTTTAGTCAAAATATGGATGATGACGGCTATGTGGCACAGTTGCCCCGTTTGAACCGGCAAATTATAGCCTTCCAGTTACTCTCAGGTTTCTACCCGCAGAGTGAATGGCACCCGTATATCGATGCTTGGTTTGGTCTGCAACTGGCGATTAAAGAACGCCAGGGCCATTGGCGCGATACCGCCCGTAAAGAAGCATTAGCGCAGGCAGCCTTTTGGCTGAACGGTGCTGTCCGTTAA